Proteins from a single region of Bos javanicus breed banteng chromosome 7, ARS-OSU_banteng_1.0, whole genome shotgun sequence:
- the FNDC9 gene encoding fibronectin type III domain-containing protein 9 — MNIKVGNVSYTGAIISWSSSEPCLEDYYHIMYRPNWNSIFSGYLRYSFHHEEKVPRTISSVVLEHLTPSTLYFLCISCKKILFPYRHYCTMFHTLDKTPLAAGSSLVDPQISLWVLMAILLACFTAVLAFICLQFWCIRCHEPRWSYRAGHMEEANGLVRWPEEAPGLGQGEEGLQGLPLVELPHKNSGEDAEPEAEAAAVEAGQHAPDAGALQREGDGQAVLPRFG; from the coding sequence ATGAACATCAAGGTTGGGAACGTTTCTTATACAGGAGCCATCATTTCCTGGTCGTCCTCGGAGCCCTGCCTGGAGGACTATTACCATATTATGTATAGGCCCAACTGGAACAGCATCTTCTCTGGCTATCTTCGCTACAGCTTCCACCACGAGGAGAAGGTGCCTCGAACAATCAGCTCCGTGGTGCTGGAACACCTCACCCCTTCCACACTCTACTTCCTGTGCATCAGCTGCAAGAAGATCCTCTTCCCCTACAGGCACTACTGCACCATGTTCCACACCCTGGATAAGACTCCACTGGCCGCTGGAAGCTCCCTGGTGGACCCCCAGATCTCGCTCTGGGTGCTGATGGCCATTCTGCTGGCCTGCTTCACAGCAGTCTTAGCCTTCATCTGCCTCCAGTTCTGGTGCATCCGGTGCCACGAACCTCGATGGTCTTACAGAGCCGGCCACATGGAGGAAGCCAATGGGTTGGTGAGATGGCCAGAGGAGGCCCCGGGGCTAGGTCAGGGGGAGGAAGGCCTGCAGGGGCTCCCCCTGGTGGAGCTGCCACACAAAAACTCTGGAGAAGATGCAGAACCAGAAGCTGAAGCTGCAGCAGTGGAAGCTGGCCAGCATGCCCCCGATGCGGGTGCCTTGCAGAGGGAGGGAGATGGTCAGGCTGTATTGCCTCGTTTTGGGTAg